DNA sequence from the Solea solea chromosome 12, fSolSol10.1, whole genome shotgun sequence genome:
ttctcTAAGGGGAATAAAGTgtatattctttttctttcttcttctaataTCCAGCACCTCAGTGTTTTAGCAGACATGAAGGTATGTGGTCTAATCCTAACAATGGAGGCAGGATTCTGTGTCATACATCCAACAATGGagtcacaagataacacatttgaacgtaGTGATGAAGGCAGCGGGGGATCGatagctcctgtgtgctggagCTATTACACAGTGCTGTCCGCTCATACAACAGCACTTTTCTTCAGCATTGGCATTTATTAAACTCATGAATAAAGGAGAGTACAAGAAGTACATCAGTTCTGTTGGGGAAAACCTAAGTTCTACCATTAAGTAAATAAGGAACTGAGACAGAAGCAGAACATGCAGTAAGTAAAAGatctggacctttaaataaaagatATGTAGTTAACATCAGGAGTCAAGTATTGGCACAGGTGAGGTTATTACCTGTAGCACAGAGCGCCACAAAGGTCTGGGCGTGTTTCCTCAGGATCTGCTtggtggacaggtgaatgttcaGCTTGGACAGAAAGTGGTCGATGAAGTCATGAGGCGTGACTGAAGCCAGGTCCCACTTCAGCTTGTTGAGAACCAGCAGCTCCATTTGCTATGAACAAACCAGAGCAGAGGGATGTATTCATCACTTCCTCTGCTTTGCCTTTTATCTGCAGTCATACTCACTTCCTGTCAATTATTAATGCCTGCTTCGCCTTTATGGATAATATTGACAATGTAGTAATAAAAACTAATGTACATCAAGTCCCTCTGCAGTTACAATCATTAACGGATAGTTCCGATTTGTaaatattgcttttatttatttgtgtacttCTAAATACtttatgtacacatgtatactTACACTTACTTATAGTTACAATTAAAACCTAGTTTCAGATAAGAATGTGACTGGTTCCGTTTCCCTGTACCTCTGTCTGACAGCCACTAGGTGTCACTGCGAGACAGGCTTTCCTAGGCAATCACGGAGACATTCATGAAAACAGAGAGGCCTTCCAGCCACCATGGGAAAGTCACAGGCAGCCATTCAGCAAATGGTACGCTCCTATTATCAATTCATCATAGCATCGATCTGTGTCACTTAACAGCATAATCAATAATTAACAACCACGGTGGCTCTGAAAAATCCAGCTGGAACTCTCTGTATTCTGGTCATGTGCTCTCCTGTGTCTGCCCACTCATGAAGCTACATGTGTGTTACACAACATCACACAAGTCTGCAGAAAGGCAATTACCAGGAGTTCTCCAGGCTGGACTGAGTTGTCTGTGTAGATGCAGAGTTTCTCTGCCGTTAAAGGAACTGTCTCCTTCATCTTGGATGCTAGAAACATGCATGTGGCTCCCAGCAGCTGCAGTCGTGTTTTCCTGGTGGCCTCCACTGATAAAAATCTGTCCACATAGTTCATAGCCAGAGGAAAAACCTCCTCCTCACATTTTTGTTCCTCGCAGACCTGAGAGGTGAGAAGAATGCACTTtagaagctgctgctggtggtttgTTAAAGGCTGATTCCATGTGTACGTGCATATTCACTGGCTCACATTTATTACATTCACAGCTGTCTGCATTCAGTCGCTGCTCACAATCATCCACAACGAATTTCAAAGAAATGCAGCGTTTAGTGCaatttgaatgaatttaaaCTCACATGTCATGTGTATGGCACCGTATTAAATGTAAACTCCATTGTAAACACCATCAGGTCTAATGTGCTGCGTTTATGGGCTGAGAAAGTAGCCGGGAATGAGTTTGCAGTCAGTTCTGACTGAGACACAAAGGTGGCGTCGATGCAAGTTTCACTCTCTAATTTCAACTTCGTCATCTTTTCAAAAAATAtttagaaatatttaaaaattagCAGGGCGCGTTTGGTTGACATGTAAATGATCCTCATCGAACGCCTGATCGTATGCGAAGTGAAGCCGTCGCGTTTAAACTCTTTGGCATTTTATGTGGATTTATTTCGAACACTCGGCTGTGTTCACGTGCTGCGCAGCGCTGCACCACttcataaattaattaaaaatacaacCATGCGCACAATTCAAGCCAAACCCGCATGTAAATATCGAAGACCATAGCATTTATCAAAGCCGACTATTGAAGtgtgttgattgtgtttatttgtgtacattttagTGTATGTCGCTGTAATGTTCCCGGACACAGAGACCGAGAGGCTAAACAAAGTTGACCGGTTGATTCCAGTCAAACGAGCTGTTAGAGAAAATGTGGAAGCGACTTTTAGcagaaaacacagctgagcTGAGTGTCACTGCTGCTCACGCCACTCTTTACTTTTAACCACATTAAAATCATTCTCATATACAACAACAAAGATGGCGCAGTATACTGGCACGGGCCAGACTGCATACGTGTACATTACTGTTATTTTGGGGAAATAAATTCCACTTGTTATTAATTAGCTCACATTTCCTAAGCTTTAAGAAAACGTGGTGTGTCACATTAGCAACAAGTAAAGACATTCATTGTTTGAGCAAACGCGGCGTCTTGTCCTGCGTGGCCCACGGACCACCCACCCAGACAGACACGGCAGACACGGCACTTTTAGTGGCGAAGGTTTATGTAACACGAAGAGTGACAAAACTCACACAAGTCATTCATCACAGTTTGACGCTTTCCTGAGAAACTAGGCACAAAAACAAGCAGCGGAAACTCCGCCGCAGACCAACCTCTAACATCCAGGTGGACActattttcctcattttgggGACTATTTCTTTCTGGACACACTTGAAGTAGTTTGGAGACGGCAGGTAGGTCTCCTCTGCCTTCAGCATGGTGTGGAGGACTCTGTCGTTGAGCAGGTTCACGTCCTGGTACGCTCTCCTGATGGAGTCCACCTCGCAGCACAGCAGCTGCTCCTCCATGGTGCTAGCTTACTTCTGCGGGTAATAACAGCACTggtaccgccgccgccgctccgGGTTCAGCGGCGAACAATGCGACAAAGTGCCGCTGTGATAAAGAGGTGAACAAGGTTTCACTGTTTAAACCGCTTTgttgtcgctgctgctgctgctgctgctgctgctgccgctgttgctgctgctgctgctgctcctgtgtgtgtgtgtgtgtgtgtgtgtgagctctcTGAAGAACAGGACGCTTCCCCcgcgagacaaaaaaaaaccctgcctCGCGCTCAccagacacgcacgcacacaaacacagagcctgCCGGCTGGCGCGCGCTCAAGGAGGCGGAGGTGGTGGGGTGGGCTTGGTTTCGCGCGGTGACGTCAGCTGTTGTTGGAGGGGCGGGGCGACCAAAGAGACATGTAGTCTGTGAGGGCACGCTCGAGGAAGGGAGAcgattatatacatatatattaggAAAGAGGGAGTTTGGGCGGGGCTTGGTGGTGCTGGGCGGTcctggagggaggggggggggggctctaaGTAAGCGTCGGTAGGGGGCGACAGGGGCTCACAACcacatctctccctctgtctcccccctctctctcgctctctctctctctctccctcacacacacacacacacacacaccaaacatgaGGTGAACACATGGGAGAGCAGTCATTTCATCTCTTATTTACACGCAGTCCTGCTCCAAAACAACTTCATGTCAGCTGTAAACATGCTAAAGACGCTAAAGTTGCTACCTGTTAGAATAGTGCAGTGTTCTATTAATGACAGGTTTGAGTAGATGTGAACAGAAACTTCATTctcattaaaaagacaaaaacacaagagaatCCATTGATGGATAAAGTATTACCACAGAGCAAATAGTAAAGTTTAACACtaacatgtgcgcacacacacacacacacacacaaacgggaGGAGACTTGAGTTGCACCAATGGGAGGAATTGCTGTTACTAGGCAGATGTCGGTGTAACTTTTCATGTGGGGAAAAGTTCAGTTGACTGGAAAAGTTGACCTTGTCATTGATAACCTCTTTACAAgtcttttgacatttttcaaagaaTCCACAGTGGAAAACCCTGCTGAGCCTCCCACACCCTGAAAACCACTCAGACAACACAGATCCATTTAGAATGCCTCAGGAAGCATAGATTTTACCACTGTACACACAGCAGATGAGTCCGGCTCTGTTATTGGAGTTAAAAACAGCATTTAGCACATTTTAATCTAGTTTCAATATGAATTGGAGCTTTTCACATTCCTGGAATTCCTCTCTTGGCTATTGGGTGAGTTACCGTAATGACTGAAGAGGCTTCCACTGGTGCAGGACGAGAacatcacacactgtcactACTCCAACACTCTTCACGATTCTTCCATAGAACTTTAGATAGTGTGTGATTTGATTTTCCATGCAATGTAGTGTATATTTTTGTTGACGTCCCCTTTACAAATGAGCACAGTACAACTCATATTCATATGTAAtgtattatatgtatgtatgtatgtatatacgtgtgtgtaatatatgtataaatgtgtctAATACCTGAAGCATACACTTTGACAgtatttaatattaattaacTTCACTATAACTCACTACTACTTGCTTCTTTGCTTCACAGAGTaattgtaaacacacacagagtgtgtgtgtgtgtgtgtgtgtgtgtgacatctcACTTATTTATAGTTAAACCAGAATCAAATTGTGTAACTTTTTTGAAGTTGACatgttgaaaaacaacaacagagaaaatgAAGAGTGTGAATCTCCTTCAAATCTAACTTCtctcagtgtcacacacacacacacacactgaggattTATGTGTCAAACAAAGGGAGTGAGAGCATGTGACTTTTGCAGTGAGGCTCTTCTAGCAGTTTTATGGTAACAGGGGAAAGGACAGCAGAGTTGAAGTGAAAGCAGCAGGCAGGGCACAAAGTGAGACTGCTGATCACACCAGCACAGTGAAAAGAAGA
Encoded proteins:
- the ccnd1 gene encoding G1/S-specific cyclin-D1, with amino-acid sequence MEEQLLCCEVDSIRRAYQDVNLLNDRVLHTMLKAEETYLPSPNYFKCVQKEIVPKMRKIVSTWMLEVCEEQKCEEEVFPLAMNYVDRFLSVEATRKTRLQLLGATCMFLASKMKETVPLTAEKLCIYTDNSVQPGELLQMELLVLNKLKWDLASVTPHDFIDHFLSKLNIHLSTKQILRKHAQTFVALCATDVNFIASPPSMVAAGSVVAAVQGLYLKSQDASLSSQNLTNFLSQVIRSDPDCLRSCQEQIESLLESSLRQAQQHGGMTETKRVDEDVDLSCTPTDVRDINI